In Festucalex cinctus isolate MCC-2025b chromosome 9, RoL_Fcin_1.0, whole genome shotgun sequence, the DNA window GAAGCCGTTTCTGCTACAGGTGTTCTGGCACCAAGGTCAGAGACCCGGCAGCGCCAGGTGGCTTTTTTTACTGGACAATATAGTTGACGTAAATGGTACTCACAACCATTCAAGTGGCAAGTTATACTCTGTGGTAATGTACTGTAGATGCAGATTGACACTACATTACGACCAGAAAGTAATTAACGGTAGATAGATGTGCAGTCTGATTCATAAATACAGTTAATGTTTTGTTCCAGAAAGCCATTTGAATCTCTGCAACAGATTGAAGCTGTGTAAATTCTTGGGTGTGGCGTTTATTGACTAGCCATTAGACACCCATTAGCGCTTATGGATCGTGTGCTAAGTATGGCCCCAGTGGAAACATGACCCATCTGCAGTAGTTGCAACAGCACAGTGGATAGAAATCGTGCTCATCATAGATACAGAATCAGAGAAGACACTTGTGACTGATCTTTGGCATCGAGAGTCCTCCAGGTTGCCGGATTATCATGACTAATCCCTCAATCTGACACAGCAAGTCGATAGTCAGCCGACAACAAAATGTCCTGTCCTGCAGAGACGAATGCTTTGTCAGACTGCAGTCATTTGGCTGCTCAGAATAGTCTTCAAAGATTAGTAGAACTttagagctctttgttgtcctGTCATCTTCTCAGGTATATTGAAAATACGGTGCTATGGCGCGTCCTGAAGGTCTCTCATTTCGACTTGGTAAAATGCTCACTAGTGGGACAGATACAGGTGTTATCAAATGACATTAAGTAGGGTTTCCTCCCACTTAGGTTTAATAGAAGCGGCTTAGCGCTATTGGAGTGCAAGAGGTCACACTAAATTCTCAGTCTAATTAACAGACTGATAAATATTCACATTGAATTTCACTGTAGCCAACAAATCTAATGGTGGTCTTTGTTCACCATAAATGAAAGGGAGTGATGCATTTTGTATTCAAAAACACCATGGACTGCTAATAAATTGCATCAGTGTCTCAATGTTATAACTTTTTTTCAAGCATTTGGTATTTAAGCACCAACAGTCCATCAAAACGTAGCGAGACAATATAACTATTCATTATCCTTTACAAAATGGGACTTATTTTACTGCCGCTTAGAGTAGTTGTGAAACTGTTTATTCAAGTCTGACTGACTGAATTATGCTGCCCCCGGTGGCGAATGTCGTCAATGAATGATTTAAACTTGTATCTGATGACACTACTGTACAGTATACATTTTATCTTTGggatatacagggtgacccaaaaagatgcgtacccagattttattcgataaaaaaataaattttttaacgaatgtcttttctgttgcaggacgtgaaaggtgaacctgtggatgatcatttgcagctatagttgccctgaaaatgtcttggacaaatcagcagaagatattctccctggagacctattttgcgacaaaatcataccagagtgtacagattcagtttcgaaagcgtttccattgtcgcaactttccatcaaaatcaacgattgttagttggattaagaagttcagagagcatgggactgtagtgggcctatgttctaaagccacagggggaacttattcaggcaggaagaagagtgcaaggacaggagaaaacattgctgcagtgagggactcagtaggacgcagccctaggaaatcagtgcgtggacgcagccaagaactcggaatgacaagggagtcactgcggcgtgttcttacgtctgatctgcacctatacccatacaagatccaaataaagcaaaaattaactgatgctgacaaggaaaagcgagtaacaatgtgtgaatggttctgtaatgtgcttgaaaatgatgaaaactttcttgagaacgtttggttctcagaactgaactctgaacttcttaatccaactaacaatcgttgattttgatggaaagttgcgatggaaacgctttcgaaactgaatctgtacactctggtatgattttgtcgcaaaataggtctccagggagaatatcttctgctgatttgtccaagacattttcagggcaactatagctgcaaatgatcatccataggttcacctttcacgtcctgcaacagaaaagacattcgttaaaaaatggattttttatcgaataaaatatgggtacgcatctttttgggtcaccctgtacatatAACTGTTTGACACAATCACAAACTGTATGTGTGTTTATTATACAATAATATTCTTATTTTGGAAATGTGGTGTCTTGCTGTTTGCTTTCTGTTCTAGTTCAACTGACACTGATACCCAAATGTtgagtttgcttgtttttttgttttttttaagttgttgtcCCTCGTGAACGCAGATCAAAACTGCTGCCTGTTTAAATGCTACATCTAACaaattgaatgtatttttttttcccttaaaaataattttcctgCCTTTCTTTCATCACCTGTCATCCTTTCCTCCTTGCCACTATCTGTCCttgtaaataatttttcttccacctttttttttttctttgcaactTTTGGTACTTAACTGCTTCGCTGCCCAACCTGGCCTGCTTACCACCCCTCCCTGCTGGTTGTGCTTGCCTGGCCCTGCCGATGACTGTGTCCTTTACCAGAGTGTCACCTGTGTCCTCGCTCAGCGTCTGCCACGCCCCTACACCCGCCACGCGGGCCATTGCGAAGTCGCAGCATCGACCGGCAGAAGAACGGCATGACCACCTCCGTGTCGGCAGACGGCGCCCTCGACCCCTCGCTGGTGAGAGCATCTCTTGCTTTAAAAGCTAACCAAAAgctcattcacatttttttttttttaaatgtccactCGACCAGGATTTGTGTAATAATGTATAATGGTCTATTAATTGACCGTTAATTTGTTAGTTATGTGGAAGGGATTGTTAATCAGTTGAGGCAAAATGGAGTGTGACGTTTAACTGCAGCCAGCTGTTTCACAGTTAATTTACTCAACTAGTTTGCAGCATTAAAATAACAATGTGATATATGAACAGCACTGTCAGAACATGCCTTTAAGAATGTTCAATTGTTAAATGTCCCGCTAGCCGATTAGTCTGCAACTCTGGAGGCAGAAGCAACTGCAAGTGAgccagaggggaaaaaaaatagcattcacGCGCATGAAAGTGGAAAACTACTGATCTGGCAGAAGGGAGAAGAGAGCAATGCATTATGTGAAAATGTCTGTGTTGGCCAATACAAGATTATCTCAGGGATGGTTCGGGACAAGCCTGAGCGAGCAGTTCTTATGTAAGTTTATCCCAAAAGGAAGTATATCTGACATTTGCCAGGCAAAGTGCTTTAGCTGGATTCAAATGACAGGGAAGTTTAATTGCTGCCGGTGCTCTCCTCGGTACAATGTTATCGACCGGCATAAGGAAGCGACGTTGGTCACTGTTGTCGCTCTCTCTGCGTCATAAACTTTGAGTCTACACTCCGCGAGTCTGTGAAAGGACTCGTTGACATGACATGAGACAAACCTGGGGCCTGATTATGGACCGATCGGGTCATGCAAAGCAGACGACGCCCTGAGCCTAGGGCTGTTTGACTTTCCTTTTGTTTGATTGCTGTACATATACAGTTATAACCTTGTGGTTAGCACTGTGATACACCTTTTTAAATCatatctttgtgtgtgttaTGTTCAAGCTCCTTTGTGACAGCCTATGTGGCAAGGAAGGTGTTGACAAGGTTTGCAGATCATCATTGTGTTTTGAATGGATTCTTTTTACACTGGGGCTTTGTCTCAAACTCGGAAACGAATATTTGTCCCCGTCATCAAGCTGGTAGCCGCTCCAAAGCTTGTAACCAGAGCTAACATATTTTATTATGAGAGCAGACTATTCATAAAAACCCTTTTGTGACAAATGTAGCTCAGCTTTCTGAATGTCATAAAATGACACCATTCCTGAGTTGTGTGGCTGTGTGAAAGATGTAATTCTAGTGGCCATGAATTAATTTTCCATCTCTGTTCTGTCTGTatgtgtggggggaaaaaaacagaacaagcaGGAAAAAACGTTTACCTCGTCCGGGCGGCAACGCCCGCCCTCTCCCTCCATCACCATGGGACGCACCCGCTCGCCATCTCCCGCCCCAAAGCCATCTCCGAAGAGGACTCCTTCCCCAGCAGCATCAAAGTAAGAAGCCAAGCAAATGTTAATGTGTCAACTCACCTTTTCATAGAAAAGAGATGATGAGCCGGTGGAATATATTCCAGCCAGcgtgtatatattattatataagaAAGTTGCTGCCTTAGACAATGGGAGCATCCATTTTTCTAGGCTGTATGAGTGACATTCATCAAATGAGCATCTTTTCTTGTGACAGGCAGAATTCAAAGGCGCGCCCACCCTCACCTGCAACAAAACATCCCCCATCCCCTCAGCCGACGTCAGCTAAACCCCCGCCGATCCAGAAACCAGCTCTCACCCCACCAGGGCCCCCTACCCTACGAAAGAGGGACTCCCGTTCCAAGGACATGTTGTTACCTCTACAGCCTGGCGTGCCACAGGCGTCTGACTCGAGCAAGTCCAAAGAGAAAGACGGTGAGCATCTCAACAGGGAAGATTGTTTTTATTACTGTTCATTCAACAATGTGTTTCATAATATTGTACTGAATAGCTGGAACTTTCTTTCAAAGAATTCTTAATTGTGATGCCATAAAAACAGAAGCATAAAAccatgttattattattctttatattGATCACAACACTAGCTTTGCCAGTGATTGCTGGCCTGTTTTCCCATCTGGTGTGTACTTTTTGCTTGTTTCTGGTGTACAGTGATGTGGCAGTAAATCTCAATGGAGCAGCTCAAGCAAAATCGCAGCTGCTGTCATTTCCTGTCCCACGTTAGTTGTTTTTGCTGCCACCACCTGGATAGAGTTATGCCCTGCAATATACAGGGTTGTCATTTGAAATAATCTGCATCTGATTCTTTCTGAGCAACTGTGCGCCCtaaagcaaacaaaatgaaattggCTTGATGTTGAAAAATGAAAGGTTTCTTAAAATTCCAACAACAGTGTCAAACTGAAATAGATTTTATCGGCaatttcatgaagcttcattcaCATGCTCAATCTTCATACTGCTTGTGTCAtggcacatttttcttttttcctttccaAATCTGCTTTCCAGTTGGTGGGTTATGGAATTAACTCAAGTATGCACATTGTGCACTCTTGTCTGACTGTTCGAGCATATTTTAACACACAAATCATTTCATTGCAAAggcaaatattaaaataatttttttgtcaaaccaTTGGTTAATTTTAAAAAGTCTCATTCAAAGATCATTTGCTTGAGTATTAGCTGTTTTTCGATGTAGAAATGATGATGtaaatttttttggaacatcccGTATTTTCTCATTAATAGTTGATGCATGATTGTTTAGtggaaaacattttcttgttctgtGGTGATTAGGATCTTGAGCTTCCAGCCAACTACGTTAGTGATTCACAACCATTGTGCCACGGTGTATGAGTGTGCCATAGGGCTGGGCGCTAATTCCTTGAACACATTAACACAAAAATTCCCTTGGTGGAATCAATGAAGGTTGGGAAACAATGAGCTACAACCAGAATGTCAACACAGCAATCATATTTCTTGTATTTTGTCTTTCCTGCTTGTCAGATTCTAAGACAGGAACCAACTCTGCTGCTGAGGCAGCCAAGCTGTTGGCGGAGCACCGCAGACAGATGCGTGAGCAGAAGGAGAAAGATGAACAACTCAGGATACAGCGGGAAGAAGAGGAGAAGTGAGCATTTTCCATATTCCGTCCTGAGGAGCATCATCGATACAGATGTTCTCTTCCTCCATATCAAGTATGAGTATGAACTGTGAAGGATACATCCCTTTTGTTTGGTCTTGCAGGCTCAGGAAagaggaggagcagcggctggCGGAGGAGGCTCGCCTGAAGCGccaagaggaggagaagaagctgGCGGAGGAGAGAAAATTGAAGGAAGCGGAGGAGGCGCAAAGAGCAGAGGAAGAGCGGGAGAGGCTGGAGGCCGAGGAGGCTCTGAAGCAGGCGGAGCTGCTTAAGGAGCGGGAGGAGGCCGAGGCCAGGGCCCTGGAAGAGGCCGAGAGGGTCCGCCAGGAGCGCGACCGCATCATGCAGCAGAACCAGCAAGAGAGGATGGAAAGGAAGAAGGTATTTATTACGTGTTGTCATCAATATGAGAGGAAAACAATAACAGTCTCTTATTGTTTCAGAGAATTGAAGAAATAATGAAGAGAACTAGGAAAGGAGATGGAAATGACTTTAAGGTGGGACATTTAAGATATTTCTATTGCCAGCAGTGATTTTCACACAATAGTGTCATTTACAAGTGTGGCGTCACTCCTATGCAGAGAGACGAAGACAAGGAGCAGGAAGACAATGAAGATGGAATGGACATGATGAGCTTTGATGCAAAGAGTATGTTCTCATTCCTACCACTCTGTAATGTCCAAAATTcagcctataaaaaaaaatttaaaaaaatttatatatgttaattaaattaaattaaatatctgtcaagatattttgcaacTTCAGAGCAAATGCATGCCAACTGAATTGATCCGAAAACGTCAGCACAAAACCGAACCGAACCGAGGACTTAGTGAACCATTCCaggcctaatatatatatatatatatatatatatatatatatatatatatctgtccGGATCAATTCAGTTGGCATGCATTTGCTCTTAAgttgcaaaatatcttgacagatatttaattttatttaattaacgtTCAGTCAATAAACAAATGGGTGTACATCCGTTAACTCTAAATCTGGTCTCATTGATAGGTGAAGAAGGTCTGATGGGGgacgttgccatggtgatgcaCAACTGTGGCGATGGCGTGCCACAAAGAGAAGAACCGCTGGGCTGCCTGAACGGAAGAGGTGTAACGGACGACAAGGAGAACAACAATTCCCCGGACGAGACCCAAGCAGTCAGGTAAGACGGCCTTGGAGAATTCACGCAAATATGCGTCATTTTAGTACAACTCTAATCTTTATCAACAGAGCAAGTTTTAAATTTGCAGAAGTATTAATATTTGGCACATCCCATACAGGCCAGAACCAGCAGTTTGTTCATTCTTCATCCCtacaaagcctttttaagtctaTACGTAATAACAATGCAATGATTAGAACGCTCACTTTCACAATAAGATGGATTTTTCGAATGGAATGCAAGTAGGCTCTATTAAGTTCCACTAACTCATGACCAAAcattacataatactttttcttttttcttttttttttttaaagtctagcTCCCTTTTAATCAATTTAGTTCATTAACGCAGCATCAGAAGGCCTTGATCAATTTACTCGCAACTTAGAGATGACCACACTGGCGTTCATCTCTCCAGTCCAGTTTCAAGGAGCCGCCTGGTGGAGGGCTCGGAGTTCCAGAACGAGCAGGACTCGGCCAAGGTAGACCTGGTGTCGTCGGGCCTGGGAGGCAAGTCCAATCAGTGGAGCTTTGAGGATCTCATGGACCGCAACTCCAAGACTCACACCTTCATCGAGGCTGAGGACTGTAACCCGGTCCTGATCAACTGTGACGGGTCGGACGGGACTAAAGGAAGCCCCGTCAATTCCCTGCATTCCTCCAGTCAAGCCATAGAGGCTCTTTCGGGTGAGTAAGTAGAGTATTCTTGTGTCGCAGATGAATGCTGATGCTTTCTTTGAGCTTTGTCTCCTGCGAAACAATGCTCCGTTTTTGTGCAGCACGGTTGTCTTGGTGGAAGTGACATTGCTTAATGTGCTTTGTATAATACAGATAAAGGTTTAATTGGTAAAACTAATCCAGTGGTACTTGTGGTAAATAGTTGGATAGAAAATGACTGCCTGCTTGTGAGACTGCTTCTCCTCCACACACGAGTCACCGTCACTCTGTGCATTCATCAGAACCATTTTTGAAAGttttctgctttttatataTTCAGTGTGACTATTCAGTAAGCTATCATAGGACCAAAGACAAGTTCCACGTGCTTTtgattagggctgggttcaaaatatcgatatcgaatcgatacgccttttcatatcccaatatcgatacataaaaccatgtatcgatatatcgaccccaccacaacacacacgcacacacgacacatccaacacacacaaacaaatgtttcCAAGCCTGTGTCACTTACACAGAGGAAGCCAGTATCGATCATCTCCCCACCCACCCACTCCCCTCAACCACCACTGGAACATTTGGACAAAAACAACCATGTGAATGTCGtgagtgtcagtgttttttgtcacttttttttttttttttttcttacacacctgtactgtggttgtaattgatttaaataattatttacttattgtttttataaggccatgttaaataaaacagagtattaatgtaactgcaatggattcaattcttaatgtaaatattcatatttttactaattcaTTAAAGtacagcaagaagtttctactctttgcagcatggtacttttgactgtctaaaataggtgctgcatgaattcctcaaatgaatcgaaaatcgttgtgaatcgtgaatcgaatcaaatcgggcccttgtgcatcgaatcgaatcgatcctggaaatctgaatcgatacccagccctacttttgATAAAGTAGATGAGAAACAGCATAGAGTTCAAGATCATGTAGCAAAAGCGTGAAAACAGCGGATTTCCCTTCCAAATAGTAACCCCTTCTCAATTACTTCGTCAATGAAGGTAAAAGTGTTGTTCATTTAGCTATTTCATCAGTCATTATTTATTTCACTTTGGTTTCTGGTTGTTGACGTATAGTTGTTCtctttgagtgtttttttttttttaattggatttataTGATTTCCTATGGGTAATATTGTTAGTAGTAGTAATTTTTGTTAGACTTTTTGGAACAGATTAATCATGAAACCCAAGGTTCTGCTGTATTGCCATCTTCTGAATTGATGTCGCAATCCCGCAATCATCATGTTCACCATGTCTAAATTTCCGCAACGTCCGTTTTTCACTTGTTATctgttaaaatgtaaattacagCCACTGTTGTGGCACTTTCAAACAGTGTGCAATAAGATAaaagtttgtatttgtttactaGTCATTGGAGAACTTTTCGGCTGTTGCCACCCCAGAACAACTTGTAACGTGATGATGAATTGTCAAATCCAAAGAAGCTTTAACAGTGACTCTTCCGTCATCTTGTCTATTTGCAGAGATTTGATGACCGGCACCAAAAAGCCTCTCCGCTGTTGCACTCCTCAACTTCCTGAGTTCAGTTGAAAAGGTTCCGTCTTAGTTCCAGAGGGAGGAGGCCAAAGTGAAGTGTAAAGACCGCGCCCCAAGTGCTTAAATGTCTCATCTACAAGATGACGAAAGCTTCAGGGAAATTCCACGTTCCTTCTTCTTGCGTCAGGTCTACTTTGtcgtcttcctttttttttccgtatGTGCTGTCCCAGATGTTTCAAAgcgaattattattttttgtctttgtcagcGGTCCGCTGTTATAATTTATTAATTCATATTTGCTTGTTATTTAGATGTTACTCTTGTACGGAGTGTTTTCTGTGTGCACAGACGTTGAAGATCTCTTCTCGTATCTCTCGGGGAGTGTGGCGCATGCGTGGCTCTTCTAAATTTACTTGACCGACTGCTGTCGATTTGGTAGTATCTGACTAATATGGCCttacccgttttttttttcttcttcttcacaacTCTTGTTTTGGGGGTGTCGCGTCTGCTCTCTTTGCTCCTGTGTGCATGGTTTCCTGTCATGTATGAAACGTAGAAAgccgtttgagcatttattcaataCCCTCATGAAACTGAAGGTCAATTTACTAGTCAGACttgtaaacacttttttttttaatacactttttAGTGTCACTTTTGGCCCACTAATACCCACTTAAACGTTAGTAAGCGACTGCACAGTGCTATTACTTGTCTGTGTCAAAGTAGTTTACTAGTCAGTTTTAATTATGAATAGACCAAAATTGTCACTGGTAGTGTGGAATATGTTACCCGTAATACAGCTATTCTACTAGTGTGCTGGATTGTCTCATTAGTGAGGACAGTGTACGAGTACATTGACTTCAAGCTGGGTATCACTAATATGGAATAATTCTCAAAACGGCTTTCCACACAAGAAGGGCTGAGACATCCTGTGTTGCAATCTGTTtttggccaccagagggcatAGCAGGCAGGCATCAATTTCTGTTGCTGCTATTTAGGTCTCAGTTGgctttgttgtatttttgtacattttgtataTGGAGCTTCTGTTTACTAACAAGATGGTTCTAGTTTACGGCACTCAGTTCCTTTTAAgccaatacacacaaaaaataatctttaaaaTATACAGAATTCCCATCTTTTAATTAAATGTCGACATAACCCCGTTCAGTCGTCTTGTTCTCTGCACACGCTAGCTGCTACGTTTGtaagtctaaaaataaaagtaaatgcatttcagctgtttttttttttttttttttttttaatttaatttgacacgTGGCTGTTTGTATATGAAAATACAGTTCAGCATATATTTAAAGTGTTTATATATGTAATCAGTGTTAGGCCAATGAAGCCATGATGAGGGCCGAGTACCGACTCTGAAAGCGGTCTTCAGCAGTCATTTGTTTCCGTGGTTGAAATCTTGAATATTTGAGGGCCTCCATTTTCTGCCTTGTTTGTTGGCATTCACACCTTCTCGCCAACCCAATGGAAGGACCTTAGAGGGCTTTAAAGAATGTAAAACTTTCTTCATCCAGCCATCCTCCACTCGTTCTAATCTGTACTCGCCATGTTTAATGCTTTAGGTAGCTTGTTACGTGACGTGACCTTTTTTACTGCTAGGCTGTGTGACACTTCCAGGACAGGCACTCTGCTGGAGCAACTGCTCGTGAGTGCTACCTGCTGGAGGGAGGCTGCTACTGCTGTCCGCTTGTTCAGATGGCACACAGAAAGTCGTTTGACCGTTTATATCCATATCCTTGACATCTGCCTGAAGGTACTCTCTTGTCTCTTGAGATCAGACACCTCATTTGCTTGACAGTTGCTGAATTGTTTAACAACTGTAGTAAAGTAAGTAAGTTGATCTTAAGGGGGATATCAAGAATATGGAAGCAAATACCGTAAATGGTTTTCCAAACACGTACCGTTTAGTTGCTAGATAGGACTGTGCCTTAGATGGAGGTTTAGAGTTTTTACTGTTACTGTTAACAATTAAAACAAGTGTGTCGTTACCTCGGCCTCTGACAATCAAGTCctttgtgaattaaaaaaataaataaataaaatcccaccCACCAACTATTATCATCCTGTCCCCAAGTAACAtttatactgtaaatatattcaAATGTTCTGAGATTGTATAAACTGTTAATAAAGTCTTGCAAAACTAGACTTGAGATTGCAAAGCCTTTATTCgttcttatgcattttttttccaacttcaattcaaaagtCTTGAATACATAAGCTGCTTGTATTTGAGCTTTAAGTGCTACATTTTCAAATCActcgaaggggggggggggggggggggggggacaccacATTCAAAAAAGGCAGCTCATTCATCAAAGCTTGTATGCATGTTAAGCGGGCATGGACAACCGTGTTCTGTATTTTGAAAGCAACACCTGATGTAAAATACTGCTTGCATGTTACTATAATAGAAAATATACACACAAAACCTTATTTATTCAAATgtggtttatattttttctgttaTGCTGACTATCCAACTAATATTTTCAAAACTGATTACAGGTATAGTATCGATTAATGGATTTTAAGCATTATTGTAGTGTCAGATAAACTGGAATTACCCTTCTTAAATTTTGCACCCCCTGattccactttttttgtttgctaaTCTTTTCAGAGGGAGTACCACCTTGAAAGCCATCTTACAGCTTACAACAGTTGATGCAGTAGATGTTTTCCCCGGTCATGACAAAGCGCTTGTTGGCCAAGGTCTGGCAGCACTTGTAGCACTTGAAGCAATACTCGTGCCAGGAGAAGGCCTCGTAGTTAACCACGTTGGTTCCGCGGCCGAACCCTGCGGACACGCATGGATCgttgaaaaatatttaccaTTATTGAAGTTTACCGTGGTTGATTGAATCATTCACGTCGGGGACAGTCACAGGTTTTATTGATCAATAAAAGTTATATTGTCGTCGTAAAAGACAAGACGGTAAGGAAAGTCTAGCTGTTTTATTTGTGACACGTGATGTTGATCACTTggcttgtagcaaacgtgtgtgacgtcatgcatgctgagatcacgtctctgatcaactgctgaaaggagactgattctgtcctctttcatctaaaaactgcttcaaacatcaaagcgtatgtagggatggaagaatgttgatttgttgtgattgtattggtgttaatgtttgtaTGTTTGGGTATTTTGTGTTCtgaaaagcgctttgtgacagttcaggctgtttgaaagcgctatataaataaacttgagttgagtagaTGTTGCGGTCTGACCTGTGATGGGGTTCTTGCAGCCGTGGCACTTCTTGGCCACGTCGCTCCGGTAGCAGTTGACGCAGTAGAAGCCGTCCTCGTGCGGGGTGAAACGAGTGCCCGTCAGGGGCTTGCGGCAGGTGGTGCACACGAAACACTCGGAGTGCCAGGGATGCTCCTGGTAGCTGATCCCACCGGAGGTGATAGGCTGGGAAATGATCGCACCGTTCACA includes these proteins:
- the map7d3 gene encoding uncharacterized protein map7d3 isoform X1; this encodes MAEATVSLKGLRSQMAAAAQAQAEERRSQAVSPAPPANAAAKPQGCRPVLDGATLRVDDRLRVAKERREEADRQQALRESQIMERERKAKMQVERQQEERHKKAAEQRRKEEQKRLAVEEKRKQKQEEEKEHYEAVMRRTLERSQRADQRQKRWSWGGLSTDSDGRIGDSDASASSPVTIVVSPPSPEKPPRTRQDKRSTFTVNLKQPSEASISKRLSSSSATLVKSPDKSLKSRSSSCNRLPRKDSAAKEEGKKLQAEPTGVSMKKRSASLTRVSVGRAQTPAKAAKGTADNQVRKQATCTVDGGVISRLLTPTQASLARSKSAAALSPEGTDAAECHLCPRSASATPLHPPRGPLRSRSIDRQKNGMTTSVSADGALDPSLNKQEKTFTSSGRQRPPSPSITMGRTRSPSPAPKPSPKRTPSPAASKQNSKARPPSPATKHPPSPQPTSAKPPPIQKPALTPPGPPTLRKRDSRSKDMLLPLQPGVPQASDSSKSKEKDDSKTGTNSAAEAAKLLAEHRRQMREQKEKDEQLRIQREEEEKLRKEEEQRLAEEARLKRQEEEKKLAEERKLKEAEEAQRAEEERERLEAEEALKQAELLKEREEAEARALEEAERVRQERDRIMQQNQQERMERKKRIEEIMKRTRKGDGNDFKRDEDKEQEDNEDGMDMMSFDAKSEEGLMGDVAMVMHNCGDGVPQREEPLGCLNGRGVTDDKENNNSPDETQAVSPVSRSRLVEGSEFQNEQDSAKVDLVSSGLGGKSNQWSFEDLMDRNSKTHTFIEAEDCNPVLINCDGSDGTKGSPVNSLHSSSQAIEALSEI
- the map7d3 gene encoding uncharacterized protein map7d3 isoform X6, coding for MAEATVSLKGLRSQMAAAAQAQAEERRSQAVSPAPPANAAAKPQGCRPVLDGATLRVDDRLRVAKERREEADRQQALRESQIMERERKAKMQVERQQEERHKKAAEQRRKEEQKRLAVEEKRKQKQEEEKEHYEAVMRRTLERSQRADQRQKRWSWGGLSTDSDGRIGDSDASASSPVTIVVSPPSPEKPPRTRQDKRSTFTVNLKQPSEASISKRLSSSSATLVKSPDKSLKSRSSSCNRLPRKDSAAKEEGKKLQAEPTGVSMKKRSASLTRVSVGRAQTPAKAAKGTADNQECHLCPRSASATPLHPPRGPLRSRSIDRQKNGMTTSVSADGALDPSLNKQEKTFTSSGRQRPPSPSITMGRTRSPSPAPKPSPKRTPSPAASKQNSKARPPSPATKHPPSPQPTSAKPPPIQKPALTPPGPPTLRKRDSRSKDMLLPLQPGVPQASDSSKSKEKDDSKTGTNSAAEAAKLLAEHRRQMREQKEKDEQLRIQREEEEKLRKEEEQRLAEEARLKRQEEEKKLAEERKLKEAEEAQRAEEERERLEAEEALKQAELLKEREEAEARALEEAERVRQERDRIMQQNQQERMERKKRIEEIMKRTRKGDGNDFKRDEDKEQEDNEDGMDMMSFDAKSEEGLMGDVAMVMHNCGDGVPQREEPLGCLNGRGVTDDKENNNSPDETQAVSPVSRSRLVEGSEFQNEQDSAKVDLVSSGLGGKSNQWSFEDLMDRNSKTHTFIEAEDCNPVLINCDGSDGTKGSPVNSLHSSSQAIEALSEI
- the map7d3 gene encoding uncharacterized protein map7d3 isoform X10, whose translation is MAEATVSLKGLRSQMAAAAQAQAEERRSQAVSPAPPANAAAKPQGCRPVLDGATLRVDDRLRVAKERREEADRQQALRESQIMERERKAKMQVERQQEERHKKAAEQRRKEEQKRLAVEEKRKQKQEEEKEHYEAVMRRTLERSQRADQRQKRWSWGGLSTDSDGRIGLKSRSSSCNRLPRKDSAAKEEGKKLQAEPTVRKQATCTVDGGVISRLLTPTQASLARSKSAAALSPEGTDAAECHLCPRSASATPLHPPRGPLRSRSIDRQKNGMTTSVSADGALDPSLNKQEKTFTSSGRQRPPSPSITMGRTRSPSPAPKPSPKRTPSPAASKQNSKARPPSPATKHPPSPQPTSAKPPPIQKPALTPPGPPTLRKRDSRSKDMLLPLQPGVPQASDSSKSKEKDDSKTGTNSAAEAAKLLAEHRRQMREQKEKDEQLRIQREEEEKLRKEEEQRLAEEARLKRQEEEKKLAEERKLKEAEEAQRAEEERERLEAEEALKQAELLKEREEAEARALEEAERVRQERDRIMQQNQQERMERKKRIEEIMKRTRKGDGNDFKRDEDKEQEDNEDGMDMMSFDAKSEEGLMGDVAMVMHNCGDGVPQREEPLGCLNGRGVTDDKENNNSPDETQAVSPVSRSRLVEGSEFQNEQDSAKVDLVSSGLGGKSNQWSFEDLMDRNSKTHTFIEAEDCNPVLINCDGSDGTKGSPVNSLHSSSQAIEALSEI